A region of Vigna radiata var. radiata cultivar VC1973A chromosome 6, Vradiata_ver6, whole genome shotgun sequence DNA encodes the following proteins:
- the LOC106764752 gene encoding ubiquitin carboxyl-terminal hydrolase 12 has translation MTVMTPAPIDQQEDEEMLVPHTDLAENNHQPMEVVAQPDAANTVESQPVEDPSSTRFTWKIDNFSRMNSKKLYSEIFVVGGYKWRVLIFPKGNNVDYLSMYLDVADSSSLPYGWSRYAQFSLAVINQIHNKYSVRKDTQHQFNARESDWGFTSFMPLGELYDPTRGYLVNDTLVVEAEVLVRRIVDYWTYDSKKETGYVGLKNQGATCYMNSLLQTLYHIPYFRKAVYHMPTTENDMPSASIPLALQSLFYKLQYSDTSVATKELTKSFGWDTYDSFMQHDVQELNRVLSEKLEDKMKGTVVEGTIQKLFEGHHMNYIECINVDYKSTRKESFYDLQLDVKGCPDVYASFDKYVEVERLEGDNKYHAEQYGLQDAKKGVLFIDFPPVLQLQLKRFEYDFMRDTMVKINDRYEFPMQLDLDRENGKYLSPEADRNVRNLYTLHSVLVHSGGVHGGHYYAFIRPTLSEQWYKFDDERVTKEDTKRALEEQYGGEEELPQTNPGFNNTPFKFTKYSNAYMLVYIREADKDKVICNVDEKDIAEHLRERLKKEQEEKEHKKKEKAEAHLYTIIKVARDEDLAEQIGKDIYFDLVDHDKVRSFRVQKQTSFNLFKDEVAKEFNIPVQFQRFWLWAKRQNHTYRPNRPLTPMEEAQSVGQLREVSNKVHNAELKLFLEVELGLDLRPIAPPDKTKDDILLFFKLYDPEKEELRYVGRLFVKNTGKPLEILTKLNKMAGYDPDEEIGLYEEIKFEPNVMCEPIDKKLTFRASQLEDGDIICFQKAPAIYNEEHVRYPDVPSYLEYVHNRQVVHFRSLDKPKEDDFCLEMSRLYKYDDVVERVAQQLGLDDPSIIRLTPHNCYSQQPKPQPVKYRGVEHLSEMLVHYNQTSDILYYEVLDIPLPELQGLKTLKVAFHHATKDEVVIHTIRLPKQSTVGDVLDDLKTKVELSSPEAELRLLEVFYHKIYKVFPPNEKIENINDQYWTLRAEEIPEEEKNLGPHDRLIHVYHFTKDTAQNQMQIQNFGEPFFLVIREGETLTEIKVRIQKKLQVPDDEFAKWKFAFFSLGRPEYLQDSDIVSSRFQRRDVYGAWEQYLGLEHTDNAPKRSYAVNQNRHTFEKPVKIYN, from the exons ATGACTGTGATGACTCCTGCTCCTATTGAC CAGCAGGAGGATGAGGAGATGCTTGTCCCACACACTGATTTAGCGGAGAATAATCACCAACCCATGGAAG TTGTGGCACAACCTGATGCTGCCAACACTGTGGAGAGCCAGCCTGTCGAGGATCCTTCATCGACAAGATTCACGTGGAAAATTGACAACTTTTCTAGAATGAATTCGAAGAAGCTGTATTCAGAAATATTTGTTGTTGGCGGATATAAATG GCGTGTACTTATTTTCCCAAAAGGGAACAATGTGGACTATTTATCCATGTATTTGGATGTTGCTGATTCTTCTAGTTTGCCCTATGGCTGGAGTAGATACGCACAGTTTAGCTTGGCTGTTATTAATCAAATCCATAATAAATATTCTGTGAGAAAAG ACACACAGCACCAATTCAATGCGCGGGAAAGTGATTGGGGTTTCACGTCCTTTATGCCGCTCGGTGAATTGTATGATCCTACCAGAGGGTATCTCGTGAATGACACTCTTGTAGTTGAAGCTGAGGTTCTTGTTCGTAGAATTGTTGATTACTGGACATATGATTCAAAAAAGGAGACTGGCTATGTTGGACTTAAGAACCAGGGTGCTACATGTTATATGAATTCTCTACTCCAAACTTTATATCACATTCCTTATTTTCGAAAG GCTGTGTACCACATGCCAACAACAGAGAATGACATGCCCTCTGCAAGCATCCCTTTGGCATTGCAGAGTTTATTCTACAAGCTCCAGTATAGTGACACCAGTGTTGCAACAAAGGAGCTCACTAAATCTTTTGGATGGGATACGTATGATTCTTTCATGCAGCATGATGTTCAAGAACTGAACAGAGTCCTTTCTGAAAAACTTGAAGACAAAATGAAG GGAACTGTTGTTGAGGGAACTATACAGAAGTTATTTGAAGGACATCATATGAACTATATTGAATGCATCAACGTGGACTATAAATCAACTAGAAAGGAGTCGTTTTATG ATCTTCAGCTTGATGTGAAAGGCTGTCCTGATGTATATGCTTCCTTTGACAAATATGTTGAAGTTGAACGTCTTGAAGGGGACAACAAATACCATGCTGAACAATATGGTTTGCAG gatgCTAAGAAGGGTGTCCTATTCATTGATTTCCCTCCTGTTCTTCAGCTTCAGCTTAAAAGATTTGAATATGACTTTATGCGGGATACCATGGTCAAG ATTAATGACCGTTATGAGTTTCCCATGCAACTCGACCTTGATCGTGAGAATGGAAAATATTTATCACCCGAAGCTGATAGGAATGTCCGCAATCTTTACACACTTCACAG tgtTTTGGTTCATAGTGGTGGTGTACACGGTGGACATTATTACGCTTTTATCAGGCCAACTCTCTCTGAGCAGTG GTATAAATTTGATGACGAGAGGGTAACTAAAGAAGACACTAAACGGGCATTAGAGGAGCAATATGGTGGCGAGGAAGAG TTACCACAGACGAATCCTGGGTTTAACAACACTCCTTTTAAATTCACCAAATATTCAAATGCTTATATGCTGGTGTATATACGGGAAGCTGACAAAGACAAAGTAATATGCAATGTGGATGAGAAAGACATCGCCGAACATTTAAGG GAGAGGTTGaagaaagaacaagaagaaaaggagcacaaaaagaaagaaaaggcgGAGGCTCACCTTTACACTATTATAAAG GTGGCACGAGATGAAGACCTTGCAGAGCAGATTGGAAAGGATATATATTTTGATCTTGTAGACCATGACAAAGTGAGGAGTTTCCGTGTTCAAAAACAAACatcttttaacctttttaag GACGAGGTTGCTAAAGAGTTTAACATACCAGTTCAATTCCAGCGTTTTTGGCTGTGGGCAAAGCGGCAAAACCATACATATCGTCCAAATCGACCATTGACACCCATGGAAGAAGCACAATCT GTCGGACAATTGAGAGAGGTATCAAACAAGGTTCACAATGCagagttgaaattgtttttggAAGTGGAGCTTGGGCTG GATTTACGTCCTATTGCACCACCTGACAAGACAAAGGATGATATATTACTTTTCTTCAAGTTATATGATCCTGAGAAAGAGGAGCTACG TTATGTTGGAAGGCTCTTTGTGAAGAATACTGGTAAGCCATTGGAAATCTTGACGAAATTAAACAAAATGGCTGGTTATGACCCTGATGAAGAGATTGGACTATATGAG GAAATTAAGTTTGAGCCAAATGTTATGTGTGAACCTATTGATAAGAAATTAACATTTCGAGCTAGCCAG TTAGAAGATGGAGATATTATATGCTTTCAGAAAGCTCCTGCTATATACAATGAGGAACATGTCCGCTATCCAGATGTGCCATCATATCTAGAATATGTGCACAACCGGCAG GTTGTTCACTTTCGGTCTCTTGATAAACCCAAGGAAGATGACTTCTGCCTCGAGAT GTCAAGGCTCTATAAATATGATGATGTAGTGGAGAGAGTGGCTCAGCAACTTGGTTTGGATGATCCATCCATAATCAGGCTTACGCCTCACAATTGTTACTCTCAGCAACCAAAACCCCAGCCTGTTAAGTATCGTGGTGTGGAGCATTTGTCTGAAATGCTGGTTCACTATAATCAG ACTTCGGACATATTGTACTATGAAGTACTTGACATCCCTCTGCCAGAATTACAAGGTTTGAAAACCCTGAAAGTTGCATTTCACCATGCTACCAAGGATGAA GTGGTTATTCATACCATCAGGCTTCCAAAGCAGAGCACTGTGGGGGATGTCCTTGATGATCTGAAAACAaag GTGGAATTGTCGTCCCCTGAAGCTGAGCTTAGGTTGCTTGAAGTTTTCTATCACAAGATATACAAG GTTTTCCCTCCCAATGAGAAGATTGAAAACATTAATGATCAATACTGGACTTTACGTGCAGAAGAG ATTCCAGAAGAGGAGAAAAATCTGGGTCCACATGATCGCCTAATCCATGTGTATCATTTCACGAAAGATACGGCTCAGAACCAAATG CAAATTCAGAACTTTGGGGAACCCTTTTTCTTGGTCATACGTGAAGGGGAGACTTTGACTGAAATTAAAGTTCGAATACAAAAGAAACTTCAAGTTCCTGATGATGAGTTTGCAAAG TGGAAATTTGCCTTTTTTTCTTTAGGGCGTCCTGAGTACCTTCAGGATTCTGACATTGTATCCAGTCGTTTTCAG AGGAGAGATGTTTATGGTGCTTGGGAGCAGTATCTTGGCTTGGAGCATACTGATAATGCTCCTAAAAGATCATATGCTGTCAACCAG AATCGCCATACTTTTGAGAAGCCAGTAAAGATTTATAATTAG
- the LOC106763267 gene encoding receptor-like protein 12 — protein sequence MGWVRLSYFLIFQCLFLHFPFYNCLLCNSHDKSALLQFKNSFLSNFSSHVVPSEDDFCSLYASNIKSWNNLTDCCGWDGVTCDIRSGYVVGLNFSCSNLRGELLGPNSSIFSLRHLQQLTLAFNDFSGSSIHSTIGDLANLTHLTLFNFGMTGDVPTTISHLSKLEYLLISNIDWLLNDPIKSYSRMRLDDYTWNRLIHNTTNLRDICLYGMDMSFIRESSLSLLTNLSSSLVSLLLLDNKIQGKLPANILKLPNLQEIDLSWNQNLRGELPNSNWTTPLRFLSLSRTAFSGYISDSIGQLKSLSSLELSDCNFDGFIPPSLFNLTQLSLLDLARNNKLQGNFPNSIFQLQNLTILSLSSTNLNGVVDFHQFSKLKTLSSLDLSYNSLLSLKFENNFDCILSNLQYLSLSSSNLSSFPKFLAPLQNLQVLDLSHNRISGSIPKWLHENLLHSWKNISSIDLSFNKLQGDLPIPPNGIGFFSVSNNQLSGDISSALCNASTLSILNLAHNNLTGLIPQCLATFPSLWALDLQDNNLYGNIPDNFSKGNAFKTLKLNGNHLKGPLPRSLAHCTNLEVLDLGNNNIEDTFPYWLEILTTLQVLSLRSNKFHGVITSFGTRFPFPVLKIFDISNNYFIGPLPASYIHNFQGMMNAIDNQNGLKYLGNNYSYIDSIMIVMKGHDIELERILTIFTSIDLSNNMFEGEVPKVIGELHSLKGLNLSHNRITVLNLSENQFEGVIPTGRQFNTFGNDSYVGNPMLCGFPLSKSCNKDKERPPCSTLDKEESGFGWKVIVVGYACGMIFGIILGCNVFFAGKLQWLARLVEVVLNV from the exons ATGGGATGGGTTCGACTTTCCTACTTCTTAATCTTTCAATGTTTGTTTCTTCATTTCcctttttataattgtttgttgTGCAACTCTCATGACAAATCTGCTTTACTACAATTCAAAAACTCGTTTCTTTCTAACTTTTCATCTCATGTTGTTCCGTCAGAAGATGATTTTTGTTCCTTGTATGcttcaaatataaaatcttgGAATAACTTGACAGATTGTTGTGGGTGGGATGGGGTCACGTGTGACATCAGATCAGGCTATGTGGTCGGTCTCAACTTTTCGTGCAGTAATCTTAGAGGTGAGCTACTTGGTCCTAATAGCTCAATTTTCAGTCTAAGACACCTTCAACAACTTACTCTTGCTTTTAATGACTTTTCTGGATCTTCGATACACTCTACAATCGGTGACCTTGCCAACCTCACCCATCTAACTTTATTTAACTTTGGAATGACTGGTGATGTTCCCACCACAATTTCCCACTTGTCAAAGTTAGAATATCTTCTTATAAGTAACATCGACTGGTTACTTAATGATCCCATCAAAAGCTACTCTAGAATGAGACTTGATGATTACACATGGAACAGACTCATTCACAACACAACTAATTTAAGAGATATTTGTTTATATGGCATGGACATGTCTTTTATCAGAGAGAGCTCTTTGTCATTGTTGACCAATTTGTCGTCCTCTTTGGTTTCTCTCCTTCTCTTAGACAATAAAATCCAAGGGAAATTACCCGCCAACATCCTCAAATTGCCTAATCTCCAAGAAATAGATCTGTCATGGAATCAAAACCTGAGAGGTGAACTTCCAAACTCCAACTGGACTACTCCATTAAGATTCTTGTCTCTCTCTCGAACTGCTTTCTCAGGATACATTTCAGATTCCATTGGTCAGTTGAAGTCTCTCAGCTCATTAGAACTTTCGGATTGTAATTTTGATGGATTTATTCCACCATCATTGTTTAATCTTACTCAACTTTCTCTCTTAGATTTAGCACGTAATAACAAACTGCAAggtaattttccaaattcaatatTTCAACTCCAAAATCTTACTATTTTGAGTTTGTCATCAACGAACTTGAATGGTGTAGTTGACTTTCACCAATTTTCGAAGCTTAAAACTCTAAGTTCTTTGGATCTTTCTTACAATAGTTTGCTCtcactaaaatttgaaaataattttgattgtaTTTTATCCAACCTTCAATACTTATCTTTATCTTCAAGTAACTTAAGTAGTTTCCCAAAATTCTTAGCACCACTGCAAAACCTGCAAGTTTTAGATCTTTCTCATAATAGGATTAGTGGAAGTATTCCCAAATGGTTGCATGAGAACCTCTTGCACTCTTGGAAGAACATTAGTTCCATTGATCTCAGTTTTAACAAGTTGCAAGGAGATCTTCCGATTCCACCTAATGGCATTGGATTCTTTTCAGTCTCAAATAATCAGCTGAGTGGAGACATTTCTTCAGCATTGTGCAATGCTAGCACCCTTTCTATACTCAACTTGGCTCACAACAACTTGACCGGACTTATTCCACAATGCTTGGCAACATTTCCTTCTCTTTGGGCGTTGGATTTGCAAGACAACAACCTTTACGGTAACATACCTGATAACTTTTCTAAAGGAAATGCCTTTAAGACTCTAAAGTTGAATGGAAATCACTTGAAGGGACCGTTACCACGGTCTTTGGCTCACTGTACAAACCTTGAAGTTTTGGACCTTGGAAATAATAACATAGAGGATACGTTCCCCTATTGGTTAGAAATTCTGACAACTTTACAGGTACTCAGTTTAAGGTCCAATAAATTTCATGGTGTCATCACTTCTTTCGGTACCAGATTTCCATTTCCCGTTTTGAAGATTTTTGAcatttctaataattattttatcggACCCTTGCCAGCGTCGTACATCCATAACTTTCAAGGAATGATGAATGCCATTGACAATCAAAATGGTTTGAAATATTTGGGTAATAATTACTCATATATTGATTCGATAATGATTGTGATGAAAGGACATGACATTGAGCTTGAGAGGATATTGACTATTTTCACAAGCATtgatttatcaaataatatgtTTGAAGGAGAAGTACCCAAAGTTATTGGAGAGTTGCATTCTCTGAAAGGGCTTAACCTTTCACACAATAGAATCACTG TCTTAAACCTTTCAGAAAACCAATTTGAGGGAGTAATACCTACAGGACGACAATTTAACACATTTGGAAATGATTCTTATGTTGGAAATCCAATGCTTTGTGGATTTCCATTGTCAAAATCCTGCAATAAGGATAAAGAAAGGCCACCTTGTTCAACACTTGATAAAGAAGAATCAGGATTTGGATGGAAAGTCATTGTAGTGGGGTATGCATGTGGGATGATCTTTGGAATAATATTGGGTTGTAATGTTTTTTTCGCTGGAAAACTCCAATGGCTTGCAAGGCTTGTTGAAGTTGTGTTAAATGTGTGA
- the LOC106764254 gene encoding receptor-like protein 12 — MGWVRLSYFLIFHCLLLHFPSYNCLLCNPRDKSALLQFKNSFLTNISSYVALFTEDLCSSYSSNMKSWNNLTDCCGWDGVTCDIRSGYVIGLNFSCIDLRGELLGPNSSIFSLRHLQQLTIAFSDFSGSSIHSTIGDLVNLTHLTLLNFGMTGDVPSTISHLSKLEYLLIGSINSLLNDPIKSYSKMRLDDYTWNRLIHNATNLREIYLDEVNMSSVGESSLSLLTNLSSSLLSLVLYDTQIKGKLPTAILRLPNLQEIDLSFNENVRGELPNSNWTTPLIILILRHTAFSGYIPDSIGHLKSLYILQLNSCNFHGFIPPSLFNLTQLSHLDLSNNKLVGPIPTQITTLSELLILNLNDNILNGSIPRWCYFLPSLSFLYLRNNQFTGSIGEFSTNSLQYLSLSNNKLQGNFPNSIFQLQNLTFLNLSSNDLSGVVDFHQFSKLKTIFYLDLSHNSLLSLKFENNFDCILPNLQYLFLSSSNVSSFPKFIAPNLEDLDLSHNRIRGSIPKWFHENLLRSSKNIRYIDLSFNKLRGDLPIPPNGLEIFLVSNNELSGNISLAMCNASTLFILNLAHNNLTGLIPQCLATFPSLSVLDLQNNNLYGSIPDNFSKGNSFETLKLNGNQLKGPLPRSLAHCTNLEVLDLGNNNIEDMFPHWLEILTTLQVLSLRSNKFHGVITSFDTKLPFSRLRIFDISGNYFTGPLPVSYIHNFQGMMNANDNQTGLKYLGENSLYNDSIVIVMKGIYIELTRILTVFTSIDLSNNMFEGEIPKVIGELHSLKGLNLSHNRITGTIPLSLGNLSNLEWLDLSCNQLKGEIPMTLTNLNFLSVLNLSKNQLEGMIPMGGQFNTFDNISYVGNLMLCGLPLSRSCKGNKEMLQHSTFDEESGFEWKAVVIGYGCGTIFGIILGYNVFFSGKPQWLTRLVEVVFNVRLPRTNNRKHVISLGRS; from the coding sequence ATGGGATGGGTTCGACTTTCCTACTTCTTGATCTTTCATTGTTTGCTTCTTCATTTCCCTTCTTACAATTGTTTGTTGTGCAACCCTCGTGACAAATCTGCCTTACTACAATTCAAAAACTCATTTCTTACTAACATTTCATCTTATGTTGCTCTGTTTACAGAAGATCTTTGTTCCTCGTATTCTTCAAATATGAAATCTTGGAATAACTTGACAGATTGTTGTGGGTGGGATGGGGTCACGTGTGACATCAGATCAGGTTATGTGATCGGTCTCAACTTTTCCTGCATTGATCTTAGAGGTGAGCTACTTGGTCCTAATAGTTCAATTTTCAGTCTAAGACACCTTCAACAACTTACTATTGCTTTTAGTGACTTTTCTGGATCTTCGATACACTCTACAATCGGTGACCTTGTCAACCTCACCCATCTAACTTTACTTAACTTTGGAATGACTGGTGATGTTCCCTCCACAATCTCCCACTTGTCAAAGTTAGAATATCTTCTTATAGGTAGCATCAACTCGTTACTTAATGATCCCATCAAAAGCTACTCCAAAATGAGACTTGATGATTACACATGGAACAGACTCATTCACAACGCAACTAATTTGAGAGAGATTTATTTGGATGAAGTGAACATGTCTTCTGTCGGAGAGAGCTCTTTGTCATTGTTGACCAATCTATCATCCTCTTTGCTTTCTCTCGTTCTCTATGACACCCAAATCAAAGGGAAATTGCCCACGGCCATCCTCCGCTTACCCAATCTTCAAGAAATAGATCTGTCATTCAATGAAAACGTGAGAGGTGAACTTCCAAACTCCAACTGGACTACTCcactaataattttaattctccGTCATACTGCTTTCTCAGGATACATTCCCGATTCTATTGGTCACTTAAAGTCTCTTTACATACTACAACTTAACAGTTGCAATTTTCATGGATTTATTCCACCATCATTATTTAATCTTACTCAACTTTCTCATTTagatttatcaaataataaattagttgGCCCAATTCCAACCCAAATCACCACACTTTCTGAATTATTGATCCTAAATTTGAATGATAACATATTAAACGGATCAATTCCTCGTTGGTGTTACTTTTTGCCTTCCTTATCGTTCTTGTATCTTAGAAACAACCAGTTCACAGGGTCAATTGGTGAATTCTCAACTAATTCTTTGCAATATTTGTCTCTTTCTAATAACAAACTGCAAggtaattttccaaattcaatatTTCAACTCCAAAatcttacttttttaaatttgtcatcAAATGATTTGAGTGGTGTCGTGGACTTTCATCAATTTTCAAAgcttaaaactattttttatttggatctTTCTCACAATAGTTTGCTCtcactaaaatttgaaaataattttgattgtaTCTTACCCAACCTTCaatacttatttttatcttcaagtAACGTAAGTAGTTTCCCAAAATTCATAGCACCAAATCTGGAAGATTTAGATCTTTCTCATAACAGAATTCGTGGAAGCATTCCCAAATGGTTTCATGAGAACCTTTTACGCTCCTCGAAGAACATTAGATACATTGATCTAAGTTTCAACAAGTTGCGAGGAGATCTTCCGATTCCACCAAATGGCCTTGAAATCTTTTTAGTCTCAAATAATGAGTTGAGTGGGAACATTTCTTTAGCAATGTGCAATGCAAGCACCCTTTTTATACTCAACTTGGCTCACAACAACTTGACAGGACTTATTCCACAATGTTTGGCAACATTTCCTTCTCTTTCGGTGTTGGATTTGCAAAACAACAACCTTTACGGTAGCATACCTGATAACTTTTCTAAAGGAAATTCCTTTGAGACTCTAAAGTTGAATGGAAATCAGTTGAAGGGACCATTACCACGGTCTTTGGCTCACTGTACAAACCTTGAAGTTTTGGACCTTGGAAATAATAACATAGAGGATATGTTCCCCCATTGGTTAGAAATTTTGACAACTTTACAGGTACTCAGTTTACGGTCAAATAAATTTCATGGTGTCATCACTTCTTTCGACACCAAACTTCCATTTTCTAGGCTGAGGATTTTTGACATCTCTGGTAACTATTTTACCGGACCCTTGCCAGTGTCATACATTCACAACTTTCAAGGAATGATGAATGCGAATGACAATCAGACTGGTTTGAAATATTTGGGtgaaaatagtttatataatgATTCAATAGTGATTGTGATGAAAGGGATATACATAGAACTCACGAGGATACTGACTGTTTTCACAAGCATtgatttatcaaataatatgtTTGAAGGAGAAATTCCAAAGGTCATTGGAGAGTTGCATTCTCTCAAAGGGCTTAACCTTTCACACAATAGAATCACTGGTACCATTCCACTGTCACTGGGTAATTTAAGCAATTTGGAATGGTTGGACCTCTCATGTAACCAACTGAAGGGCGAGATTCCCATGACTCTtacaaatttgaattttctctCTGTCTTGAACCTTTCAAAAAATCAATTGGAGGGAATGATACCTATGGGTGGACAGTTTAACACATTTGATAATATTTCCTATGTTGGAAATCTAATGTTGTGTGGATTACCCTTGTCAAGATCTTGCAAAGGGAATAAAGAAATGTTACAACATTCAACATTTGATGAAGAATCAGGATTTGAGTGGAAAGCAGTTGTAATTGGGTATGGATGTGGGACGATCTTTGGAATAATATTGGGTTATAATGTATTCTTTTCTGGAAAACCCCAATGGCTTACAAGACTTGTTGAAGTTGTGTTTAATGTGAGACTGCCCAGAACAAACAATAGAAAGCACGTTATTAGTTTGGGAAGAAGTTAG